The nucleotide sequence TGTTTTTTCCCCGCATCACGGCGTTTTTGCCAGGTCGAGGTGGTAAAATCCGCATACAAGGGTGAAAAAGCAGGAATTTTAAGAACCAATCTCTCGCTGGTCACTAACAATTGTCTGGCAGCTTGATTATTTATCTCGAGTCCCAATTGTACAGCAAGCTGTTCTGCTTCCTCCTCCAGCGCTTCATTTTCGTAGCCAATTGCCAACTGATCATTCATGGTGCTAGTAACTGCTCGACACATTGCGCAAGCGAATTAAAAACAGGGACATGGGAATAGGCTTGTAAAGCAATTCTATCGGTCATTGGTGAAAAAACCAGTAGTGGTTTTGCGCCTACAGCTTCTGCGGCCTGAATATCAGATACTCTGTCTCCAATAAAGGGCGTATCAATCAAAGTACACTCTAATTTTCTTGCTAATGCATAGAGCATCCCTGGATTTGGTTTGCGACAAAAACAACCTTGATCGGGCATGTGGATACAATACTCTATTGCTTCAATTTCTCCTCCTGCAGCACGTACATGTTGCAAGAGTTTTTCATGAATAGCAGCAAGGGCTTCCTCATTATAATAACCACGGGAAACACCCGATTGATTCGTAGCAACACCAATACGATACCCGGCCCTGGTTAAAGCGGCGATCGCCTCAACACTACCAGGTAAAAAGATAAACTCATCAACTGATTTAATATAGTGAAGAGAGTCCTGGTTAATTACGCCATCTCTGTCTAACAGAACTACTTTCGAAAGATGTCTATTCATAAGTCAATTTGTAAGAGAGAAATATCTGCAACGCCTTGTAACAGTGTTTGCAAACGAGCCAATAAACTCAACCGATTCATTTTAACGTCTTTATTATCAACCATCACCATGACATGTTCAAAAAAAGCGTCTACTGGTTCGCGTAAATTGGCAAGCTGGGTAAGAATAGGCCCATAATCACCTGATGCGTAAAGAGGCTGCACCATATTTTCCATTGCATGTAAATGCGTATAAAGTGCCTTTTCAGCGCCTTCTTCCAACAACGCT is from Legionella donaldsonii and encodes:
- the gmhB gene encoding D-glycero-beta-D-manno-heptose 1,7-bisphosphate 7-phosphatase, giving the protein MNRHLSKVVLLDRDGVINQDSLHYIKSVDEFIFLPGSVEAIAALTRAGYRIGVATNQSGVSRGYYNEEALAAIHEKLLQHVRAAGGEIEAIEYCIHMPDQGCFCRKPNPGMLYALARKLECTLIDTPFIGDRVSDIQAAEAVGAKPLLVFSPMTDRIALQAYSHVPVFNSLAQCVEQLLAP